A DNA window from Rossellomorea marisflavi contains the following coding sequences:
- a CDS encoding thiol-disulfide oxidoreductase DCC family protein — MRDLVERGMEMAIILFDGVCNFCDRSVQFIIRHDKRKVFQFASLQSETGIELLAQYRLQEEIDSIVLIDDRGAFTESDAIIRISSELRFPYSLGKLGRIIPRRLRDAAYKQFAKKRYKWFGQKEQCSIPSKEVRDRFLP; from the coding sequence GTGCGTGATCTAGTAGAAAGGGGGATGGAGATGGCCATCATTTTATTCGACGGAGTCTGCAACTTTTGTGACCGATCGGTCCAGTTTATCATCCGCCACGACAAAAGGAAGGTTTTTCAATTTGCTTCCCTGCAAAGTGAAACCGGAATTGAACTGTTGGCTCAATATAGGCTTCAGGAGGAAATCGATAGCATCGTCCTCATCGATGACAGAGGCGCGTTCACGGAATCAGATGCCATCATCAGGATTTCAAGTGAGCTTCGCTTCCCTTATTCTTTGGGGAAGCTCGGTCGGATCATTCCCCGCCGCCTGCGCGATGCCGCCTATAAGCAATTTGCCAAGAAAAGGTATAAGTGGTTTGGGCAAAAAGAGCAATGCAGCATTCCTTCAAAGGAAGTCAGGGACCGTTTTTTACCTTGA
- a CDS encoding NUDIX hydrolase, with protein MGYIEELRSLIGTRPVNLVGSTVILTDGEGRILLQRRTFPAGKWGLPGGLMELGESAEETARREVKEETNLDVGRLHLVSVYSGQDQYIEAANGDQFYSVTICFHSEEFTGDLKLQRSEGTKLEFISPKDVPDNMVASHRRMVADFLGMKNNQKDDA; from the coding sequence ATGGGCTATATTGAAGAACTGCGGTCACTGATCGGGACAAGGCCGGTGAATCTTGTCGGTTCCACGGTCATCCTGACTGATGGGGAAGGCAGGATCCTTCTGCAAAGGCGCACCTTCCCCGCGGGAAAATGGGGTCTTCCCGGAGGTCTGATGGAACTAGGCGAATCCGCTGAGGAAACGGCGCGTAGGGAAGTGAAGGAAGAAACGAATCTTGACGTGGGGCGCCTTCATCTGGTGAGTGTCTATTCCGGCCAAGATCAGTACATAGAAGCAGCGAATGGGGATCAATTCTATTCCGTTACAATCTGTTTTCACTCAGAAGAGTTTACAGGAGACCTGAAGCTGCAGCGTTCAGAAGGAACGAAGCTGGAATTCATATCCCCGAAAGACGTGCCAGACAACATGGTGGCAAGTCACAGGAGGATGGTGGCAGACTTCCTAGGAATGAAGAATAATCAAAAAGACGACGCTTAG
- a CDS encoding histidine phosphatase family protein, with translation MTQICLIRHGQTDWNKAGRLQGQTDIPLNEAGRKQARECRDHLSGDDWDVMITTSLNRARETGEIINEKMNLPIEIMDEFMERGFGEGEGLTREERRASYEGFDFPGMESEEDLNDRIMAGLSTILQCYPGKRILLVSHGGVIAAILRLFHLDAQQEVKLFNGCINHLHYLEDSWQVRGYNVIDHLSSTGA, from the coding sequence TTGACACAGATTTGCTTAATCAGACACGGTCAGACGGATTGGAATAAAGCAGGGAGACTTCAGGGGCAGACAGATATCCCCCTTAATGAAGCAGGAAGAAAACAGGCCCGGGAGTGCAGGGATCATCTGTCCGGAGATGATTGGGATGTGATGATCACGACATCTCTGAATCGCGCCAGGGAAACAGGAGAAATCATCAATGAAAAGATGAATCTTCCTATTGAGATCATGGATGAGTTCATGGAGCGGGGGTTCGGTGAAGGGGAAGGACTGACGAGGGAGGAGAGGAGAGCGTCCTATGAAGGGTTTGACTTTCCGGGGATGGAATCTGAGGAGGACCTCAATGACCGGATCATGGCAGGACTATCCACCATCCTGCAGTGCTACCCCGGTAAGAGAATCCTATTGGTTTCCCACGGTGGCGTCATTGCAGCCATCCTGAGGCTATTCCATCTCGACGCACAACAAGAGGTGAAGCTCTTCAACGGGTGCATCAATCACCTCCATTATTTAGAGGATTCATGGCAGGTGAGGGGATATAATGTGATTGATCATTTATCCAGTACCGGTGCGTGA
- a CDS encoding response regulator transcription factor — MKRILVIEDEKNLSRFIELELTYEGYEIGQAYDGREGLDLALNQEWDIILLDLMLPSLSGLEVCRRIRQVKSTPILMITARDSVMDRVSGLDSGADDYIIKPFAIEELLARLRAVFRRSENDAQLVHQTSFTYRDLVVKKESRQVLKGDKEIEVTKREYDLLLAFMENQNIVLTREVLLNKVWGYDTEVETNVVDVYVRYLRNKIDGPGDDSYIQTVRGTGYVMRS; from the coding sequence GTGAAACGAATATTAGTTATAGAAGATGAAAAAAATCTGTCCCGTTTCATCGAACTTGAATTGACTTATGAAGGCTATGAGATCGGGCAGGCCTATGATGGCCGTGAAGGACTGGACCTTGCATTGAATCAGGAATGGGATATCATCCTCCTCGATCTCATGCTTCCGAGTCTGAGCGGGTTGGAGGTGTGCCGCAGGATCCGCCAGGTCAAATCGACCCCGATCCTCATGATCACAGCACGTGACAGTGTCATGGACCGGGTGTCGGGACTCGACAGCGGTGCGGATGATTATATTATCAAACCTTTCGCCATCGAAGAACTCCTCGCAAGGCTGAGGGCGGTGTTCCGCCGGTCCGAAAACGATGCACAGCTCGTCCATCAGACCAGCTTCACCTATCGTGATCTCGTCGTCAAGAAGGAGTCCAGGCAGGTGCTGAAAGGGGATAAAGAAATCGAAGTCACGAAGAGGGAGTATGATCTTCTTCTTGCGTTCATGGAGAACCAGAATATCGTATTGACAAGGGAAGTGCTCCTGAACAAGGTATGGGGATATGATACGGAAGTCGAAACGAATGTCGTAGACGTCTATGTCCGGTATTTACGGAATAAGATTGATGGGCCCGGGGATGACAGTTACATCCAGACGGTACGGGGCACCGGTTACGTGATGAGATCATGA
- a CDS encoding 5-oxoprolinase subunit PxpA has translation MIDMNCDLGEGYGRYSVGDDNAIMAYVTSVNIACGFHAGDPAVMRKTVDLAAAAGVSVGAHPGYPDIQGFGRREMNMDPEDVSAMIQYQIGALTAFTTAKGICLTHVKPHGALYNTAARYPLIAQAIARAVHALDPDLILYGLSGSELTRAGRSAGLKVFEEVFADRSYEEDGTLSPRHLSGAVLAESEALDQVKEMIEHGRVRTRTGAVIPLKADTICVHGDHPSAIRLAARICELLHTLSPNSIKGRREFHENHSD, from the coding sequence ATGATTGATATGAATTGTGATTTGGGAGAGGGTTATGGTCGTTATTCGGTCGGGGATGACAACGCCATCATGGCATATGTGACATCGGTCAATATCGCCTGCGGTTTTCACGCGGGGGATCCTGCAGTGATGAGGAAAACCGTTGATCTTGCGGCAGCGGCCGGGGTTTCCGTTGGTGCCCACCCCGGGTACCCCGATATTCAAGGGTTTGGAAGAAGGGAAATGAACATGGATCCTGAAGACGTATCAGCCATGATTCAGTATCAGATCGGGGCACTAACTGCCTTCACGACTGCCAAGGGCATCTGTCTGACCCACGTGAAGCCTCACGGGGCACTATACAATACAGCCGCACGCTACCCCCTTATTGCGCAGGCGATCGCCAGGGCGGTCCATGCTTTGGACCCTGACTTGATCCTATATGGGCTGTCTGGGAGTGAACTGACTAGAGCTGGGAGAAGCGCTGGCCTTAAGGTGTTTGAAGAAGTATTTGCCGATCGTTCGTATGAAGAAGACGGTACTCTCTCGCCACGGCATCTTTCCGGAGCCGTCCTCGCCGAATCGGAGGCGCTGGATCAAGTGAAGGAAATGATCGAGCATGGACGTGTACGCACGAGAACGGGAGCGGTCATCCCTCTTAAGGCGGATACCATCTGTGTACATGGGGACCATCCTTCCGCCATCCGTCTGGCAGCAAGGATCTGCGAGCTCTTACATACGCTATCACCCAATTCGATTAAAGGAAGGAGAGAATTCCATGAAAATCATTCAGATTGA
- a CDS encoding AI-2E family transporter: MTKKKFYTWTLQILIILTIIFVSTKISFLFQPIAVFVSTLFFPIVISGFLYFLLNPVVNLLEKARLPRTIAIIVLYAAIVGILVLIIGNVAPIIYKQITGLFNELPNYADQTKQFVEYLSETKQFKWVMAQDYVSIKDIENQLMGIANSLPNNITSGIKGIVSIVTNITVLIVTVPFLLFFMFKDGYKLPGAIAKFMPASYREEGVKTLKETGATLAAYIQGQLTVASFVGTLTFIGYLIIGLPYALVMALIGAATNIIPFLGPFLGAAPAVIIGLFDSPTKAVLVIVVVVIAQQIEGNFLSPLILGKRLDTHPATIIILLLVAGNLAGIVGMILAVPFYAVMKTIVLNLLKIIRIRRSTIKE; this comes from the coding sequence TTGACCAAGAAGAAATTTTATACGTGGACCCTGCAAATCTTAATTATCCTCACCATCATTTTCGTCTCAACGAAGATCTCGTTCCTGTTCCAACCGATCGCCGTGTTCGTCTCGACACTGTTTTTCCCCATCGTGATCTCAGGATTCCTCTACTTCCTGCTGAATCCCGTTGTCAATCTGTTGGAAAAGGCACGGCTGCCAAGGACCATTGCCATTATCGTCCTCTATGCCGCCATTGTCGGGATTCTGGTCCTCATCATCGGGAATGTGGCACCGATCATCTACAAGCAGATCACGGGCCTGTTCAATGAGCTGCCGAATTATGCCGATCAAACCAAACAGTTCGTCGAGTACCTGTCTGAAACGAAACAATTCAAATGGGTCATGGCACAAGACTATGTATCCATAAAAGACATCGAGAACCAGCTTATGGGCATTGCCAATTCCCTTCCTAATAATATTACGTCGGGAATCAAAGGTATCGTCAGCATCGTAACGAATATCACTGTTTTGATTGTAACGGTTCCGTTTCTTCTGTTCTTTATGTTCAAGGACGGATATAAACTTCCTGGTGCGATTGCCAAATTCATGCCGGCAAGTTATAGGGAAGAAGGCGTTAAAACGCTGAAGGAGACCGGTGCTACACTAGCCGCTTATATCCAGGGACAATTGACGGTTGCGTCATTCGTCGGGACGCTTACGTTCATCGGATATCTCATCATTGGTCTTCCTTACGCCCTCGTAATGGCACTGATCGGAGCGGCAACTAACATCATACCGTTCCTTGGACCATTCCTCGGCGCGGCACCAGCTGTGATCATCGGCCTCTTTGATTCTCCGACGAAAGCCGTCCTCGTTATCGTCGTGGTTGTCATCGCCCAGCAGATCGAAGGGAACTTCCTGTCTCCCCTCATCCTCGGAAAGCGCCTGGATACCCATCCGGCGACGATCATCATCTTATTGCTGGTAGCCGGAAATCTTGCCGGAATCGTGGGCATGATCCTTGCCGTGCCGTTCTACGCGGTCATGAAGACAATCGTTTTGAACCTTCTCAAGATCATCAGGATCCGACGCTCCACAATCAAAGAATGA
- a CDS encoding GNAT family N-acetyltransferase yields MIIKEIPAEETYGLRHEVLRPGQSLDACMYEGDKDEQTFHIGIYLQDRLVCIGSFYHEQEKSLSQRNQYRLRGMATLEKERGKGMGSKLIAYAESVMETKGSGAWWCNARTTAVPYYEKLGLEKAGEEFLIPEIGPHYVMYKIF; encoded by the coding sequence ATGATCATAAAGGAAATCCCTGCAGAAGAAACGTATGGATTGAGGCATGAAGTATTGAGGCCGGGACAGTCTCTTGATGCGTGTATGTATGAAGGGGACAAAGATGAGCAAACGTTCCATATCGGCATCTATCTTCAAGATCGATTGGTGTGTATCGGATCCTTTTATCACGAACAAGAGAAATCACTGTCACAACGGAATCAATATAGGCTCCGCGGGATGGCGACTCTGGAAAAGGAAAGAGGGAAGGGGATGGGCAGCAAGCTCATTGCCTACGCTGAATCGGTCATGGAGACCAAGGGTTCGGGGGCATGGTGGTGCAATGCGAGAACCACGGCTGTACCATACTATGAAAAGCTAGGCCTAGAGAAAGCCGGAGAAGAATTCCTCATTCCGGAAATCGGTCCGCATTATGTTATGTACAAGATCTTCTGA
- a CDS encoding GerAB/ArcD/ProY family transporter, with the protein MMSPSKRTQTQLVFFIIQTQIGVGILGLPYNVFLEAKQDGWISVFLSGCLVQVIITILWLLAKRFPDQSLFQYSKLLTGKYIGTGINLIYIIYGVLVTALILMYSTKVIKTWMLTYTPKWILMMLLVLTAIYLAREHIDTISNIYVVVSLLIVFLLIISFIVVGTYPVDFRYLFPVGAHFGLSWLKGAREAYFSMLGFELMLILYHHFKDLGSKAILKSASVANWLVTIIYAIMMIVSTIVFSPTEIEIVPQPVLYFVKSLNLQIIERIDLVFLSLWIVNVVTSLTSYLFLSIEGTRYFFKELSKKKGTWILILYGSISFSIAVLYRIEQIDTYNMFVIRFSFLLVCCIPIALLLLSFIKKKGKGASN; encoded by the coding sequence ATGATGAGTCCAAGTAAGCGAACCCAGACCCAACTCGTCTTTTTCATCATCCAAACCCAGATCGGGGTGGGGATCCTCGGGCTGCCCTACAATGTCTTTCTGGAGGCTAAACAGGATGGATGGATCTCTGTCTTTCTCTCAGGCTGTTTGGTCCAGGTGATCATTACGATTTTGTGGCTCCTGGCAAAACGGTTTCCTGATCAGTCGCTATTCCAATATTCCAAGCTTCTGACGGGAAAGTATATCGGTACGGGAATCAACCTCATCTATATTATTTACGGCGTTTTGGTGACGGCGCTCATCCTTATGTACTCGACTAAAGTGATCAAAACATGGATGCTGACCTATACGCCAAAATGGATCCTGATGATGCTTTTGGTTTTGACGGCAATCTACCTTGCGAGAGAGCATATCGATACCATCAGTAATATTTATGTTGTGGTTTCGTTGTTAATTGTCTTTCTGCTAATCATCTCTTTCATCGTGGTCGGTACGTATCCCGTGGATTTCCGATATTTATTCCCGGTAGGTGCCCATTTTGGACTCTCTTGGTTGAAGGGGGCAAGGGAAGCGTACTTCTCCATGCTCGGCTTTGAACTCATGCTGATCCTGTACCATCACTTCAAGGACTTGGGGTCAAAGGCCATTCTAAAATCCGCGTCCGTGGCCAACTGGCTCGTGACGATCATCTATGCGATCATGATGATCGTCAGTACCATCGTGTTCAGTCCGACCGAGATTGAGATCGTCCCTCAACCGGTCCTTTACTTCGTGAAATCGCTGAATCTGCAGATCATTGAAAGGATCGACCTGGTATTTTTGTCGCTCTGGATCGTCAACGTGGTCACTTCCCTTACAAGCTATCTATTTCTGTCAATCGAAGGGACGCGGTACTTTTTTAAGGAGTTGTCAAAGAAAAAGGGTACCTGGATTTTGATTCTGTACGGGAGCATCAGCTTTTCGATCGCGGTCCTTTATCGGATTGAGCAGATTGATACCTATAATATGTTTGTGATCAGATTCTCCTTCTTGCTGGTTTGCTGTATTCCCATCGCCTTGCTGCTCCTCTCTTTCATCAAGAAAAAAGGAAAGGGTGCGTCGAATTGA
- a CDS encoding Ger(x)C family spore germination protein: MLYSHRLAAPLFHQEKRKGCVELKKFLVVLLILSQVILSGCWDQRLLKRSRLVYSSAFDLTEDKEKIRGTAVIRDFKEGVPTNLEVSGTGHTIRDVRIHLDKKVSDNFEPSKNRVFLLGESLAKEDIYDFLDIFYRDPNSSISSKIAITRGDAGPYLMHLIENNVLISEYIIESISSAESVTEVPKANLQTICTIMFDEGRDFMLPMFEYKNDEIVLNGTALFDERRMTGELDYSQSALMLIMMKQKSKVARFVTKVNSGKEPNIQNYITFNIVKPKVKVEFSSLEPGNIHVNLSLKSNINVVEYPPNRLFDQKELDHLNDVISKNMTKRLEETIEKVQNANSDVLGLGRELIAFHPEVWKELNWREEYQRITFHPKVELHIVGTGIIN; encoded by the coding sequence TTGCTGTATTCCCATCGCCTTGCTGCTCCTCTCTTTCATCAAGAAAAAAGGAAAGGGTGCGTCGAATTGAAGAAGTTCCTTGTTGTTTTGCTTATATTGTCTCAGGTGATTCTTTCGGGGTGCTGGGATCAGCGGCTTTTAAAAAGAAGCAGGCTTGTGTATTCATCCGCTTTTGACTTGACAGAGGATAAGGAAAAGATCAGGGGGACTGCAGTCATCCGCGACTTCAAAGAAGGGGTCCCCACCAATCTGGAAGTCTCCGGAACAGGTCATACCATTCGTGACGTCAGGATTCACCTCGATAAGAAGGTATCCGACAACTTTGAACCTTCGAAGAACAGGGTCTTCCTGCTTGGGGAAAGCTTAGCAAAAGAAGATATCTATGATTTCCTCGATATCTTCTACCGGGATCCGAATAGTTCGATTTCCTCCAAGATTGCCATCACCAGGGGGGATGCAGGACCTTATCTCATGCACTTGATTGAAAACAACGTGTTGATCTCTGAGTATATCATCGAATCGATTTCTTCAGCCGAGTCCGTGACTGAGGTTCCGAAAGCCAATCTGCAAACGATTTGTACCATCATGTTCGATGAAGGGAGAGATTTCATGCTTCCCATGTTTGAATATAAGAATGATGAAATCGTATTGAATGGAACGGCGTTGTTCGACGAACGGCGCATGACCGGCGAGTTGGACTATTCACAATCTGCATTGATGCTTATCATGATGAAACAGAAGTCAAAAGTGGCCCGCTTTGTGACAAAAGTGAATTCGGGAAAAGAGCCGAATATCCAGAACTATATCACCTTCAATATCGTAAAGCCCAAGGTGAAAGTGGAATTCTCCTCATTGGAACCGGGTAACATCCATGTGAATCTATCCTTGAAATCCAATATCAATGTGGTGGAGTACCCGCCGAATCGTCTTTTTGATCAAAAGGAGTTAGATCATCTGAATGACGTGATTTCCAAAAATATGACGAAAAGGCTTGAGGAGACGATTGAAAAAGTCCAAAATGCCAATTCCGATGTTCTCGGCCTGGGGCGCGAACTGATTGCTTTCCATCCCGAAGTGTGGAAGGAACTGAATTGGAGGGAAGAATACCAGCGCATCACCTTCCATCCAAAGGTGGAACTTCACATTGTCGGCACGGGGATCATCAATTGA
- a CDS encoding DMT family transporter — MGWIYVIIGGILEIGWATGLSLSEGFTRPVASTITAILILISFYFFSNSMKLLPIGTAYAVFTGIGAAGTAIVGMFILGDGVSMLKILFVALLIFGIIGLKLSDKEEKEERGAQ, encoded by the coding sequence ATGGGTTGGATTTATGTCATCATCGGGGGGATCCTGGAAATCGGCTGGGCGACCGGACTCTCCCTTTCAGAAGGATTCACGCGTCCCGTTGCAAGCACCATCACGGCCATCCTGATCTTGATCAGTTTTTATTTCTTTTCAAATTCAATGAAGCTCCTTCCCATCGGGACGGCCTATGCAGTCTTCACGGGGATTGGTGCTGCCGGAACAGCCATCGTCGGTATGTTCATTCTCGGTGACGGGGTCAGCATGCTGAAGATCTTATTCGTTGCTCTACTCATATTCGGGATCATCGGGCTGAAGCTGAGCGACAAGGAAGAAAAAGAAGAAAGGGGGGCTCAGTAA
- a CDS encoding DMT family transporter: MAWLALIAAGCCEVVMVSFMKLSEGFKRIIPTAACFIAGALSFYLLSVALLEIPVSTGYGIWTGIGSAGAVLMGMIFFKEAKDVKRIAFILCIVGSIIGLKLVS, from the coding sequence ATGGCATGGCTCGCACTGATTGCCGCAGGATGCTGCGAAGTGGTCATGGTTTCGTTCATGAAGCTATCGGAGGGATTTAAAAGGATCATCCCGACAGCTGCCTGCTTCATTGCAGGAGCACTGAGCTTCTATCTCCTGTCTGTTGCCCTGTTGGAGATACCCGTCAGCACTGGGTATGGAATCTGGACGGGTATCGGATCTGCCGGTGCCGTCCTCATGGGGATGATTTTTTTCAAAGAAGCAAAGGACGTCAAGCGGATCGCTTTCATTCTCTGTATTGTAGGAAGCATCATCGGGTTGAAGTTGGTATCATAG
- a CDS encoding spore germination protein: protein MKGKNLKRPIRKLKPLPVEEKDEHNGLDEKIAFIKEGLFQTDDLFIRDLVFNDRALKLIYIDSIIEVKSLQEIVIKPIQEMPRGELGNVVHSGNVKETEDFQILLDGLVDGRCALIEEGRETMTLVSIPKDQSAHRVEPTNEKVIRGSHQGFGEEITENVQFIRQRITNEKVTVKYANAGETTRTKYALIFISELTNPGLVKEIERRISYIDVDSIQSPGHFEEFLEDSTLSPFPQFLNTERPDRAVANLMEGRVLLLMEGSPTALVFPVTFFSFFQTSEDYNTRTTTGSFLRMIRLVSYLTTLCLPASYIAVISYNYEIIPVDIIFSIKNSLEYLPFPPLIEAAIMQFTLELLREAAIRLPNPIAQTIGVVGGLVIGTAVVEAHFVSNTMIIVVAITAISSFVIPSNELSTSIRVLGFPLMVLASLFGFFGIIIGLVVILIHMATLTSLGQPYLYPVAPLDVKALRDTFIRVPIWLMKERPKDVQAQYDWKSSKAREWKKHDESK, encoded by the coding sequence ATGAAAGGGAAGAATCTTAAAAGGCCGATTCGGAAACTTAAGCCTCTGCCGGTAGAAGAAAAGGACGAACACAATGGTCTGGATGAAAAGATTGCTTTCATCAAAGAAGGGTTATTCCAGACAGACGATCTGTTCATCCGAGATCTTGTATTCAATGATCGGGCGTTGAAACTGATTTATATAGATTCGATCATCGAGGTAAAGAGCCTTCAGGAAATCGTGATCAAACCGATTCAGGAAATGCCCCGTGGTGAACTAGGGAATGTTGTTCACAGCGGAAACGTCAAGGAAACGGAAGATTTCCAGATACTTCTCGACGGTCTCGTTGACGGCCGATGTGCCCTCATTGAAGAGGGACGGGAAACGATGACCCTCGTTTCCATTCCGAAGGATCAGTCCGCCCACAGGGTGGAGCCGACGAATGAAAAAGTCATACGGGGGTCCCATCAGGGATTTGGGGAAGAAATCACGGAAAACGTCCAGTTCATCCGGCAGAGGATCACCAATGAAAAGGTGACGGTGAAATACGCCAATGCCGGTGAAACCACGAGAACGAAATACGCACTTATTTTCATTTCCGAGCTGACGAACCCTGGACTGGTCAAGGAGATTGAGCGTCGCATCAGCTATATTGATGTGGATAGCATCCAATCCCCAGGTCATTTCGAAGAGTTCCTGGAAGACAGCACGCTTTCCCCATTTCCTCAGTTCCTGAACACTGAACGGCCGGACCGTGCGGTAGCGAACCTGATGGAGGGAAGAGTCTTGTTGCTCATGGAGGGTAGTCCCACTGCCCTTGTGTTTCCGGTCACGTTCTTCAGTTTCTTTCAGACGTCGGAAGACTATAATACGAGGACGACCACAGGATCTTTCCTCAGAATGATCAGGCTGGTGAGCTACCTCACGACTTTGTGCCTGCCTGCTAGCTATATTGCTGTCATTTCCTATAACTACGAGATCATCCCAGTGGACATCATCTTTTCGATCAAAAATTCCCTGGAATATCTCCCGTTCCCGCCGCTCATAGAAGCTGCCATCATGCAATTCACTCTGGAGTTATTGCGGGAAGCGGCCATCCGCCTTCCGAACCCTATCGCTCAAACAATCGGTGTCGTGGGAGGTTTGGTCATCGGGACGGCTGTTGTGGAGGCTCACTTTGTGTCCAACACCATGATCATCGTCGTGGCCATCACAGCCATATCTTCCTTTGTCATCCCCTCGAACGAATTGAGTACATCGATCCGTGTGCTCGGTTTCCCGCTCATGGTTCTGGCGTCATTGTTCGGATTTTTCGGCATCATCATCGGTCTTGTTGTAATCTTGATCCATATGGCCACGCTCACCTCCCTGGGTCAGCCGTACTTGTATCCGGTGGCCCCCCTCGATGTGAAGGCGTTGCGTGATACCTTCATCAGGGTGCCGATCTGGCTCATGAAGGAGAGGCCAAAGGACGTCCAGGCTCAATATGACTGGAAATCATCAAAAGCGAGAGAATGGAAGAAACATGATGAGTCCAAGTAA
- a CDS encoding TetR/AcrR family transcriptional regulator: MDNKKKIKETALDLFGQKGYEETSLSDIATVVGIKKPSIYNHFSSKEEIFTEVIEDLIQSEINSYHRLYDNEYPGSAIEQVRKVFDSFCHRLLTTQEARLWKRVSFYPPEPFKEFISKKFYELEVEYSQLLRSIHDSGKRSGYFMHIDVEQFTASFLCLIDGVFLEHHYYTEEIFKERIESVWKVYELGLTNSKGV, translated from the coding sequence ATGGATAACAAGAAAAAAATAAAAGAGACAGCCCTGGATTTATTCGGTCAAAAGGGCTATGAAGAAACCTCTTTAAGTGATATTGCAACTGTGGTTGGAATTAAAAAGCCTTCCATCTACAATCATTTTTCGAGCAAAGAAGAGATTTTCACTGAAGTCATTGAAGATCTCATACAGTCTGAAATCAATTCCTATCACAGGCTATATGACAATGAATATCCAGGCTCCGCCATCGAACAGGTGCGCAAGGTCTTTGACTCTTTCTGCCATCGTCTGTTGACGACACAGGAGGCGCGCTTGTGGAAACGGGTAAGCTTTTACCCTCCTGAGCCCTTCAAGGAATTCATCAGCAAAAAGTTCTATGAGCTTGAAGTTGAATACAGTCAGCTGCTCCGCTCCATTCACGACAGTGGAAAAAGGAGCGGATACTTTATGCACATCGACGTGGAACAATTCACTGCGTCATTCTTATGCCTTATTGACGGGGTATTCCTCGAGCATCACTACTATACGGAAGAGATATTCAAAGAGCGCATCGAGTCGGTCTGGAAGGTATATGAACTCGGACTGACCAACAGCAAAGGAGTGTAG
- a CDS encoding secondary thiamine-phosphate synthase enzyme YjbQ, with amino-acid sequence MKIIQIETTKRDEMIDITRAVQDFVDFKDVSTGAVIVQSLHTTAGITVNENADPDVKTDFLRRLDEVFPWEHQSDLHAEGNTAAHLKTSTTGHTQTILIHEGELLLGTWQGIYFCEFDGPRKRSFAVSLLS; translated from the coding sequence ATGAAAATCATTCAGATTGAAACCACCAAACGTGATGAAATGATTGATATCACCCGTGCGGTTCAGGACTTTGTGGATTTCAAAGATGTGAGTACAGGGGCCGTCATCGTTCAATCCCTCCACACGACTGCCGGCATCACTGTGAATGAAAATGCTGATCCCGATGTGAAGACCGACTTCCTTAGAAGACTCGATGAAGTATTCCCATGGGAGCATCAGTCTGATCTGCACGCTGAGGGGAACACAGCCGCACATCTAAAAACATCCACTACAGGACACACCCAAACCATCCTTATACACGAAGGCGAACTTCTTCTCGGCACATGGCAAGGAATCTATTTCTGCGAATTCGACGGACCTAGGAAACGATCATTTGCCGTTTCCCTTCTGTCATGA